From Daucus carota subsp. sativus chromosome 6, DH1 v3.0, whole genome shotgun sequence, the proteins below share one genomic window:
- the LOC108227723 gene encoding uncharacterized protein LOC108227723, with product MADWGPVLVAVVLFVLLTPGLIFQLPGRNRVVEFGNMHTSGASIIVHAVIYFGLITIFLIAIGVHITTG from the coding sequence ATGGCGGACTGGGGCCCAGTGCTGGTGGCGGTGGTGCTGTTCGTGTTGCTAACTCCGGGTCTGATTTTTCAGTTACCGGGTCGGAACCGGGTCGTTGAGTTCGGAAACATGCATACTAGCGGTGCTTCTATTATAGTTCATGCGGTCATCTATTTTGGTCTTATCACCATCTTTCTCATTGCTATTGGCGTTCACATCACCACTGGCTAG
- the LOC108227722 gene encoding CBS domain-containing protein CBSCBSPB5 isoform X1, translating to MAGSQGGSSRKSSMSLSSSSPMSRKKTSENGGPDSARRFNASRSIGQLTGERTVKRLRLSKALTVPDSTSVHEACRRMAARRVDALLLTDSNALLCGILTDKDIATRVIAREISLEDTPVSKVMTRNPVFVLSDTLAVEALQKMVHGKFRHLPVVEKGEVIALLDIAKCLHDAISRMERAAEKGKAIAAAVEGVEKHWGTPISGPNTFIETLREKMFRPSLSTIINENPKIITVSPTDTVVMATKQMLECRTGSAVVAVDGKPLGILTSKDILMRVIAQDLPPESTDVEKVMTPNPQCATVDTPIVDALHIMHDGKFLHLPIVDRDGIVVAVTDVLHITQAAVATVGNAAGVNNETASSMMQKFWDSAMALSPVDDDDETRSENSLKLLSEATGTDIGRFPSNMPTAFAFKIQDRKGRMHRFNCDTRSLTELLTAIIQRMGNDIDRDHLPQILYEDEDNDKVVLASDSDLVAAVDHAKSAGWKGLKLHLDYSETPRRRRGSDSGDMDYAQADAWASAYKGVAAGAALVAGLGFFAFLRKAGN from the exons ATGGCGGGAAGTCAAGGAGGTTCTTCGAGAAAAAGTAGTATGTCGTTGAGCAGCAGCTCACCTATGAGCAGGAAGAAAACTTCGGAAAATGGTGGACCTGATTCCGCTAGAAGATTCAATGCTTCTCGTTCCAT AGGCCAGTTAACCGGAGAGCGCACAGTTAAGAGATTGCGTCTTTCAAAGGCCTTGACAGTACCTGATAGCACAAGTGTTCATGAAGCATGTCGTCGGATGGCAGCTCGTAGAGTTGATGCTTTACTGTTGACCGATTCAAATGCATTACTGTGTGGAATCCTTACAGATAAG GATATCGCTACAAGAGTTATTGCTCGTGAGATTAGTCTTGAAGATACACCAGTTTCAAAGGTTATGACAAGGAACCCGGTTTTCGTGCTTTCAGATACCCTTGCTGTTGAAGCCCTGCAAAAGATGGTGCATG GAAAATTTAGGCATCTACCTGTCGTGGAGAAAGGAGAGGTTATTGCTTTACTTGATATAGCAAAATGTTTACATGATGCTATTTCTCGCATGGAACGGGCAGCTGAAAAGGGAAAGGCTATAGCGGCTGCTGTTGAAGGTGTTGAGAAACACTGGGGGACACCTATATCTG GTCCAAATACATTTATTGAAACACTTCGAGAGAAGATGTTCAGGCCCTCGTTGTCTACGATCATTAACGAGAATCCAAA GATCATAACGGTCTCGCCAACAGATACAGTAGTCATGGCAACAAAGCAGATGCTGGAATGTCGTACAGGCTCTGCAGTTGTAGCAGTTGATGGAAAACCACTGGGGATTCTGAC TTCAAAGGATATACTAATGCGAGTGATTGCACAAGACCTTCCACCTGAGTCCACTGATGTTGAGAAG GTGATGACCCCAAATCCACAATGTGCAACAGTTGATACACCAATTGTTGATGCTCTTCATATCATGCATGATGGGAAGTTTTTACACCTTCCAATTGTTGATAGAG ATGGAATTGTTGTCGCTGTTACTGATGTACTCCATATAACTCAAGCTGCTGTTGCCACG GTGGGAAATGCTGCTGGGGTTAATAATGAGACTGCAAGCAGCATGATGCAAAAATTCTGGGATTCTGCTATGGCTCTAAGCCCCGTTGATGATGACGATGAGACGAGGAG TGAAAATTCATTGAAATTGCTTTCCGAAGCAACAGGAACAGACATAGGGAGATTTCCATCAAACATGCCTACAGCTTTTGCCTTTAAAATTCAAGATAGGAAAGGGCGGATGCATAGATTCAATTGTG ATACTCGAAGTTTGACAGAACTGTTAACTGCCATAATACAGAGAATGGGGAATGACATTGACCGAGACCACCTGCCTCAGATTTTG TATGAAGATGAAGACAATGACAAAGTCGTACTTGCATCAGATAGTGATCTTGTCGCTGCAGTGGATCATGCAAAATCAGCAGGTTGGAAG GGACTAAAACTGCATCTAGATTATTCAGAAACTCCTCGTCGCAGGAGGGGTTCTGATTCTGGAGATATGGATTATGCACAGGCAGACGCATGGGCTTCTGCATACAAAGGTGTTGCGGCAGGGGCTGCGTTGGTTGCTGGGTTAGGGTTTTTTGCATTCTTGCGAAAAGCTGGAAACTGA
- the LOC108227722 gene encoding CBS domain-containing protein CBSCBSPB5 isoform X2: MAGSQGGSSRKSSMSLSSSSPMSRKKTSENGGPDSARRFNASRSIGQLTGERTVKRLRLSKALTVPDSTSVHEACRRMAARRVDALLLTDSNALLCGILTDKDIATRVIAREISLEDTPVSKVMTRNPVFVLSDTLAVEALQKMVHGKFRHLPVVEKGEVIALLDIAKCLHDAISRMERAAEKGKAIAAAVEGVEKHWGTPISGPNTFIETLREKMFRPSLSTIINENPKIITVSPTDTVVMATKQMLECRTGSAVVAVDGKPLGILTSKDILMRVIAQDLPPESTDVEKVMTPNPQCATVDTPIVDALHIMHDGKFLHLPIVDRDGIVVAVTDVLHITQAAVATVGNAAGVNNETASSMMQKFWDSAMALSPVDDDDETRSENSLKLLSEATGTDIGRFPSNMPTAFAFKIQDRKGRMHRFNCDTRSLTELLTAIIQRMGNDIDRDHLPQILYEDEDNDKVVLASDSDLVAAVDHAKSAGWKMKDGRTNNFCHSGFASQRNGS, from the exons ATGGCGGGAAGTCAAGGAGGTTCTTCGAGAAAAAGTAGTATGTCGTTGAGCAGCAGCTCACCTATGAGCAGGAAGAAAACTTCGGAAAATGGTGGACCTGATTCCGCTAGAAGATTCAATGCTTCTCGTTCCAT AGGCCAGTTAACCGGAGAGCGCACAGTTAAGAGATTGCGTCTTTCAAAGGCCTTGACAGTACCTGATAGCACAAGTGTTCATGAAGCATGTCGTCGGATGGCAGCTCGTAGAGTTGATGCTTTACTGTTGACCGATTCAAATGCATTACTGTGTGGAATCCTTACAGATAAG GATATCGCTACAAGAGTTATTGCTCGTGAGATTAGTCTTGAAGATACACCAGTTTCAAAGGTTATGACAAGGAACCCGGTTTTCGTGCTTTCAGATACCCTTGCTGTTGAAGCCCTGCAAAAGATGGTGCATG GAAAATTTAGGCATCTACCTGTCGTGGAGAAAGGAGAGGTTATTGCTTTACTTGATATAGCAAAATGTTTACATGATGCTATTTCTCGCATGGAACGGGCAGCTGAAAAGGGAAAGGCTATAGCGGCTGCTGTTGAAGGTGTTGAGAAACACTGGGGGACACCTATATCTG GTCCAAATACATTTATTGAAACACTTCGAGAGAAGATGTTCAGGCCCTCGTTGTCTACGATCATTAACGAGAATCCAAA GATCATAACGGTCTCGCCAACAGATACAGTAGTCATGGCAACAAAGCAGATGCTGGAATGTCGTACAGGCTCTGCAGTTGTAGCAGTTGATGGAAAACCACTGGGGATTCTGAC TTCAAAGGATATACTAATGCGAGTGATTGCACAAGACCTTCCACCTGAGTCCACTGATGTTGAGAAG GTGATGACCCCAAATCCACAATGTGCAACAGTTGATACACCAATTGTTGATGCTCTTCATATCATGCATGATGGGAAGTTTTTACACCTTCCAATTGTTGATAGAG ATGGAATTGTTGTCGCTGTTACTGATGTACTCCATATAACTCAAGCTGCTGTTGCCACG GTGGGAAATGCTGCTGGGGTTAATAATGAGACTGCAAGCAGCATGATGCAAAAATTCTGGGATTCTGCTATGGCTCTAAGCCCCGTTGATGATGACGATGAGACGAGGAG TGAAAATTCATTGAAATTGCTTTCCGAAGCAACAGGAACAGACATAGGGAGATTTCCATCAAACATGCCTACAGCTTTTGCCTTTAAAATTCAAGATAGGAAAGGGCGGATGCATAGATTCAATTGTG ATACTCGAAGTTTGACAGAACTGTTAACTGCCATAATACAGAGAATGGGGAATGACATTGACCGAGACCACCTGCCTCAGATTTTG TATGAAGATGAAGACAATGACAAAGTCGTACTTGCATCAGATAGTGATCTTGTCGCTGCAGTGGATCATGCAAAATCAGCAGGTTGGAAG ATGAAAGATGGACGAACTAATAATTTTTGCCATAGTGGTTTTGCAAGTCAAAGAAATGGGTCTTAA